A genomic region of Friedmanniella luteola contains the following coding sequences:
- a CDS encoding VIT1/CCC1 transporter family protein, with the protein MTPGARPGPQTSAAPTAADVRRWRQYLADERAEAAVYRDLATHRSGEEREILLALAEAEGRHEAHWQTLLGDRAGRPRRPDVRTQVLGFLARRFGSVFVLALAQRAEARSPYDADDDATAAMAADERIHEEVVRGLAARGRNRLSGTFRAAVFGANDGLVSNLSLVLGVSASGVATSVVLLTGLAGLLAGALSMGAGEYVSVRSQRELLEASTPDPQAGTALPHLDLDGNELALVYRARGMGPEEAEAHAAEVLGRPVPDVADAPALAEVDEHEAIGTGLGAALSSFCFFASGAVIPVLPYLVGLTGLTAVVVASVLVGAALLATGAAVGLLSGAPPLRRGLRQLAIGYGAAAVTYLLGLLLGTGAV; encoded by the coding sequence GTGACCCCAGGAGCCCGTCCGGGACCGCAGACCTCCGCGGCGCCGACCGCCGCCGACGTCCGGCGCTGGCGCCAGTACCTCGCCGACGAGCGCGCCGAGGCGGCCGTCTACCGCGACCTGGCCACCCACCGGTCCGGCGAGGAGCGGGAGATCCTGCTGGCCCTGGCGGAGGCGGAGGGCCGGCACGAGGCGCACTGGCAGACCCTGCTCGGCGACCGGGCCGGCCGGCCGCGGCGACCCGACGTGCGGACGCAGGTGCTGGGCTTCCTGGCCCGCCGCTTCGGTTCGGTGTTCGTCCTCGCCCTCGCCCAGCGCGCGGAGGCCCGCTCCCCCTACGACGCCGACGACGACGCGACCGCGGCGATGGCCGCCGACGAGCGGATCCACGAGGAGGTCGTCCGAGGGCTGGCCGCCCGCGGCCGGAACCGGCTCTCCGGTACCTTCCGGGCGGCCGTCTTCGGCGCCAACGACGGGCTGGTCAGCAACCTGTCCCTGGTGCTGGGGGTGAGCGCGAGCGGCGTCGCCACGAGCGTCGTGCTCCTCACCGGTCTGGCGGGCCTGCTGGCCGGGGCGCTCTCGATGGGGGCCGGGGAGTACGTGTCGGTCCGCTCGCAGCGCGAGCTGCTGGAGGCGTCCACGCCCGACCCCCAGGCCGGCACGGCGCTCCCCCACCTCGACCTCGACGGCAACGAGCTGGCCCTGGTCTACCGCGCGCGCGGGATGGGTCCGGAGGAGGCCGAGGCGCACGCCGCCGAGGTGCTCGGCCGGCCCGTCCCCGACGTCGCCGACGCACCCGCCCTCGCCGAGGTGGACGAGCACGAGGCCATCGGCACCGGCCTGGGCGCCGCCCTGTCGAGCTTCTGCTTCTTCGCCTCCGGCGCCGTCATCCCCGTGCTGCCCTACCTCGTGGGGCTGACCGGGCTGACCGCCGTCGTCGTCGCGTCGGTGCTGGTGGGGGCGGCCCTGCTGGCCACGGGGGCCGCCGTCGGCCTGCTGTCCGGGGCGCCCCCGCTCCGGCGCGGGCTGCGGCAGCTGGCGATCGGCTACGGCGCCGCCGCCGTCACCTACCTGCTCGGTCTGCTGCTGGGGACCGGCGCGGTCTGA
- a CDS encoding GAF and ANTAR domain-containing protein, protein MDEPDQAHVLQQLARVVAAAEPDAPLSLRLCAACTSILGLQGGAVTLAYEDPGRTTLCVTDERAAQVEDLQEILGEGPSYAAARENRMVAVTVDGEPDPRWPLFTAAVQQALGGPCTVVAVPISPGDRPIGVATFYRRRVDTSLPLPGPTVRLLVDAVGVALTQTDAEDDVLQQQAGSWVDRARINQAVGMVMAQLRMRPDDALALLRAHAYAHQASLGQIAGEVVERRLDFKGGDAERPAERPDGREER, encoded by the coding sequence ATGGACGAGCCGGACCAGGCGCACGTGCTGCAGCAGCTCGCCCGGGTGGTGGCCGCCGCCGAGCCCGACGCCCCGCTGTCGCTGCGGCTCTGCGCCGCCTGCACCTCCATCCTCGGTCTCCAGGGCGGTGCGGTGACGCTCGCCTACGAGGACCCGGGACGCACGACGCTCTGCGTCACCGACGAGCGCGCCGCGCAGGTCGAGGACCTGCAGGAGATCCTCGGCGAGGGGCCCAGCTACGCCGCCGCCCGGGAGAACCGGATGGTCGCGGTCACCGTCGACGGCGAGCCGGACCCCCGGTGGCCGCTGTTCACCGCGGCCGTGCAGCAGGCGCTGGGCGGTCCGTGCACCGTCGTCGCCGTGCCCATCAGCCCCGGCGACCGGCCGATCGGCGTCGCGACCTTCTACCGCCGCCGCGTCGACACCAGCCTGCCGCTGCCGGGGCCCACCGTCCGGCTGCTCGTCGACGCGGTCGGGGTGGCGCTGACCCAGACCGACGCCGAGGACGACGTGCTGCAGCAGCAGGCCGGGTCCTGGGTGGACCGGGCGCGCATCAACCAGGCGGTCGGGATGGTGATGGCGCAGCTGCGGATGCGACCCGACGACGCCCTCGCCCTGCTCCGCGCCCACGCCTACGCCCACCAGGCCTCGCTGGGCCAGATCGCCGGCGAGGTGGTGGAGCGCCGCCTCGACTTCAAGGGAGGCGACGCCGAGCGGCCGGCGGAGCGCCCGGACGGCCGGGAGGAGCGGTGA
- a CDS encoding GAF and ANTAR domain-containing protein: MTAQTLAEAYADAARRLAGRTDVLGNVVALLVDAAALLGGQAAGLLVRRPDNTLELVASTSHRPAELDLYQRQQRWGPCVQAVRTGRVVVAGAHELGERWNGIGVAVLDAGFCRLEAFPVFWHDDVLGALTVLHAEDRPLDPDAEETGATFATMASLALARPAEQSTSSVEQLVLQALESRVVVEQAKGVLAYDWGVDTPAAYALLVRAASDQDRPLTEVAARIVADASRRDRDLGG, from the coding sequence GTGACCGCGCAGACGCTCGCCGAGGCCTACGCGGACGCGGCGCGGCGGCTGGCGGGCCGGACCGACGTCCTGGGCAACGTCGTCGCCCTGCTGGTCGACGCCGCCGCCCTGCTCGGTGGCCAGGCGGCCGGCCTGCTGGTGCGGCGCCCCGACAACACCCTGGAGCTGGTGGCGAGCACCTCGCACCGGCCGGCCGAGCTCGACCTCTACCAGCGTCAGCAGCGCTGGGGGCCGTGCGTGCAGGCCGTCCGGACCGGCCGCGTGGTGGTGGCCGGCGCGCACGAGCTGGGCGAGCGGTGGAACGGCATCGGCGTGGCGGTGCTGGACGCCGGCTTCTGCCGGCTGGAGGCCTTCCCCGTCTTCTGGCACGACGACGTCCTCGGAGCGCTGACCGTCCTCCACGCCGAGGACCGGCCGCTGGACCCGGACGCCGAGGAGACCGGCGCCACCTTCGCGACCATGGCGTCCCTCGCGCTGGCGCGGCCCGCCGAGCAGTCCACCAGCAGCGTCGAGCAGCTGGTGCTGCAGGCCCTGGAGAGCCGGGTGGTGGTCGAGCAGGCCAAGGGCGTCCTCGCCTACGACTGGGGGGTCGACACCCCGGCGGCCTACGCCCTGCTGGTGCGGGCGGCGTCGGACCAGGACCGGCCGCTGACGGAGGTGGCCGCGCGCATCGTGGCCGACGCCAGCCGCCGGGACCGCGACCTCGGGGGGTAG
- a CDS encoding DUF4383 domain-containing protein — MSHTVDDQQQGRSAVQKGAVVVGVVFLLVGVLGFVPGVTTDYSRLALAGHHSEAQLLGLFQVSVLHNVLHLGFGVAGLLLARTALRARNYLLYGGFVYALLFFYGVVVDYESKANLVPLDDADNVLHFVLAAGMIALSVLLDRGPGWERVVRQGRAQV, encoded by the coding sequence ATGAGCCACACCGTCGACGACCAGCAGCAGGGCCGGTCCGCCGTCCAGAAGGGCGCCGTGGTGGTGGGGGTCGTGTTCCTGCTGGTGGGCGTGCTCGGCTTCGTCCCCGGGGTGACCACCGACTACAGCCGGCTCGCGCTCGCCGGCCACCACTCCGAGGCCCAGCTGCTCGGGCTGTTCCAGGTGTCGGTGCTGCACAACGTGCTGCACCTGGGCTTCGGCGTCGCCGGGCTCCTGCTGGCGCGGACCGCGCTGCGCGCCCGCAACTACCTGCTCTACGGCGGCTTCGTCTACGCCCTGCTGTTCTTCTACGGCGTGGTGGTGGACTACGAGTCGAAGGCGAACCTCGTGCCGCTCGACGACGCCGACAACGTGCTGCACTTCGTGCTGGCCGCCGGCATGATCGCCCTCTCGGTCCTGCTGGACCGCGGGCCGGGCTGGGAGCGCGTGGTCCGGCAGGGCCGGGCGCAGGTCTGA
- a CDS encoding GAF domain-containing protein yields MDIAERYRAAVVAAFDASRDDGELLPKLLSEACVAVLPVQGAGISVLQDLRVPLGASDPMAALAERLQTTLGEGPCLDAVKTPLPLAVGEDAIQERWPVFGAEFLTRTPYRSVASLPLIPPRGTQRLGAMDLYLTAPEPMGTRLLFELAASVANPVAAVLAGSPVGEDAAGITMPVWLNSDLVHARMEVWAAVGVVLVATPMENADALALLRAYAYGHGTSLDDVASRLTSGALEVGEIVEAAALG; encoded by the coding sequence ATGGATATCGCCGAGCGGTACCGGGCCGCGGTGGTCGCGGCCTTCGACGCCTCCCGGGACGACGGGGAGCTGCTGCCGAAGCTGCTGTCCGAGGCCTGCGTGGCGGTGCTGCCCGTCCAGGGGGCGGGCATCAGCGTCCTCCAGGACCTGCGCGTCCCGCTGGGTGCCAGCGACCCGATGGCCGCCCTGGCCGAGCGGCTGCAGACGACCCTGGGCGAGGGTCCGTGCCTCGACGCGGTCAAGACCCCGCTGCCGCTGGCGGTCGGGGAGGACGCCATCCAGGAGCGGTGGCCCGTCTTCGGCGCCGAGTTCCTCACCCGGACCCCCTACCGCTCGGTCGCCTCGCTGCCGTTGATCCCGCCGCGCGGGACCCAGCGGCTCGGGGCCATGGACCTCTACCTGACCGCACCCGAGCCGATGGGCACCCGGCTGCTGTTCGAGCTGGCCGCCAGCGTCGCCAACCCGGTGGCGGCCGTCCTCGCCGGATCGCCGGTGGGCGAGGACGCGGCCGGCATCACCATGCCGGTGTGGTTGAACAGCGACCTCGTGCACGCCCGGATGGAGGTGTGGGCGGCGGTGGGCGTCGTGCTGGTCGCCACGCCGATGGAGAACGCCGACGCCCTCGCCCTGCTGCGTGCCTACGCCTACGGGCACGGCACCAGCCTCGACGACGTGGCGTCCCGGCTGACCAGCGGCGCCCTCGAGGTGGGCGAGATCGTCGAGGCGGCCGCGCTGGGCTGA
- a CDS encoding alpha/beta fold hydrolase, with protein MPHITTADGAQIFYKDWGSGQPVLFSHGWPLNGDAWDVEMKLVADHGFRAIAHDRRGHGRSSQTWSGHDMDTYAADLAALVEALDLRDLVLVGHSTGGGEVVRYAARHGGDRVAKVVTAGAVPPVMVKSDSNPEGTPLEVFDGIRAGVLADRSGFYQELSAAFFGTNREGSTISQGQRDQFWRQGMQVGLAAAYDCVKAFSETDFTSDLQALTVPTFIAHGDDDQIVPIAAAALKSADLVPDATLKVYPGAPHGIAGPYQAAFDADLLAFIRG; from the coding sequence ATGCCCCACATCACCACCGCCGACGGCGCCCAGATCTTCTACAAGGACTGGGGCTCGGGCCAGCCGGTGCTGTTCAGCCACGGGTGGCCGCTGAACGGCGACGCCTGGGACGTCGAGATGAAGCTCGTCGCCGACCACGGCTTCCGCGCCATCGCCCACGACCGCCGCGGCCACGGGCGCTCGTCCCAGACCTGGTCGGGCCACGACATGGACACCTACGCCGCGGACCTGGCCGCCCTGGTCGAGGCGCTGGACCTGCGCGACCTCGTCCTCGTCGGTCACTCCACCGGCGGCGGCGAGGTCGTCCGCTACGCGGCCCGGCACGGCGGCGACCGGGTGGCCAAGGTCGTCACCGCCGGCGCCGTCCCGCCCGTCATGGTGAAGTCGGACAGCAACCCCGAGGGCACGCCCCTCGAGGTCTTCGACGGCATCCGGGCCGGGGTGCTGGCCGACCGCTCGGGCTTCTACCAGGAGCTCTCGGCCGCGTTCTTCGGCACCAACCGGGAGGGCTCGACCATCTCCCAGGGCCAGCGGGACCAGTTCTGGCGCCAGGGCATGCAGGTCGGCCTCGCCGCGGCGTACGACTGCGTCAAGGCCTTCTCCGAGACCGACTTCACCAGCGACCTGCAGGCGCTGACGGTGCCCACCTTCATCGCGCACGGTGACGACGACCAGATCGTGCCGATCGCGGCGGCGGCGCTCAAGTCGGCCGACCTGGTGCCGGACGCGACGCTCAAGGTCTACCCGGGCGCCCCGCACGGCATCGCCGGCCCCTACCAGGCGGCCTTCGACGCCGACCTGCTGGCGTTCATCCGCGGCTGA
- a CDS encoding ATP-binding protein — MGQVDELGPLLRRLRRTRGWTLEELAERSGVSDRALSNLERGRSLGPQARTVEALADALHLGAEERDRLSAAAAAGRPRSGAVPAPLDGLPPDVPDFTGRARELATVAALLEGRDDLGHPHVVVVSGTAGQGKTSFAVHAAHRLAGRFPDGRLFLGLRGLDPDPVSPEQALVRLLRGLGVPERRIPVSAEEKAQLFQRTVADRAVLLVLDNAAYEAQVRALLPTSGASFALVTSRRALTGVEHAERLVLGSLEPVDAGALLAGIAGPRPGSDELAALAEVARLCGGMPLALRIAGNRLRSRPGWTAATFARRLADEDSRLQRLTAGDLGVEGAFMTSYDQLSPQARQTFRLLALVPGPDFSAGVAAAVTDLDLGTVEPVLDELLELGLLHPVAADRYGFHDLLHLYARVRLQAETSAVERADAGSRLTAWLLRTAVDAGRWFEPSWAAAPPRPDPRAPLPDATAAQGWLESEGVNWLPALRTAAAAGDHARVVEVAEAMHWFSDRWVFWGHWDEVFTLSLVAARGLGDPHLEVVHLNYLAWAQSVCLGRHELSLTTSAEAAALARRTGDDGQAGWALTYAAFAASRLADPAAVLARVTEAGPLFAAAGDREGASQARLLAATALLDLGRPAAAAAAAQELLVALTDPGQAPADPVATSTAVQVHRLLGRLHEQAGRPAVAAAAYRAALAQPADAISRWVEGLLRLALGRVLPAAGDVEGGRSELLRAHALFTDVGSPERVAEAERLLADEPAPPPPSPARPVAGSAQLGQTAVSPPSTVSACPVT, encoded by the coding sequence GTGGGGCAGGTCGACGAGCTGGGCCCCCTGCTGCGCCGGCTGCGCCGGACCCGCGGCTGGACCCTGGAGGAGCTGGCCGAGCGGTCGGGCGTCAGCGACCGGGCCCTCAGCAACCTGGAGCGCGGCCGCAGCCTCGGCCCGCAGGCCCGCACGGTGGAGGCCCTGGCCGACGCCCTCCACCTGGGCGCCGAGGAGCGCGACCGCCTCAGCGCGGCGGCGGCCGCGGGGCGCCCACGGTCGGGTGCCGTCCCCGCGCCGCTGGACGGGCTGCCGCCGGACGTGCCCGACTTCACCGGCCGGGCCCGGGAGCTGGCGACGGTGGCCGCCCTGCTCGAGGGTCGCGACGACCTCGGCCACCCGCACGTCGTCGTGGTGTCCGGCACCGCCGGCCAGGGCAAGACCAGCTTCGCCGTGCACGCCGCGCACCGGCTGGCCGGCCGGTTCCCCGACGGGCGGTTGTTCCTCGGCCTCCGCGGGCTCGACCCCGACCCGGTCAGCCCGGAGCAGGCCCTCGTCCGTCTGCTGCGCGGCCTCGGCGTGCCGGAACGCCGCATCCCGGTCAGCGCGGAGGAGAAGGCGCAGCTGTTCCAGCGGACGGTCGCCGACCGGGCCGTCCTCCTCGTCCTCGACAACGCCGCCTACGAGGCGCAGGTGCGGGCCCTGCTGCCCACCTCGGGTGCCAGCTTCGCCCTGGTCACCAGCCGGCGGGCGTTGACGGGCGTCGAGCACGCGGAGCGGCTCGTCCTCGGCTCGCTGGAGCCGGTCGACGCCGGCGCGCTGCTGGCCGGCATCGCCGGTCCCCGGCCGGGGTCGGACGAGCTGGCCGCCCTGGCGGAGGTGGCCCGGCTCTGCGGCGGGATGCCGCTGGCGCTGCGGATCGCGGGGAACCGGCTGCGGAGCCGGCCCGGCTGGACGGCGGCGACCTTCGCCCGCCGGCTCGCCGACGAGGACTCCCGGCTGCAGCGGCTGACCGCGGGCGACCTGGGCGTCGAGGGCGCCTTCATGACCTCCTACGACCAGCTGTCACCGCAGGCCCGGCAGACGTTCCGGCTGCTGGCCCTCGTGCCCGGCCCCGACTTCTCGGCAGGCGTCGCCGCCGCCGTCACCGACCTGGACCTCGGCACGGTCGAGCCCGTCCTCGACGAGCTGCTGGAGCTGGGCCTGCTGCACCCGGTGGCGGCGGACCGGTACGGCTTCCACGACCTGCTGCACCTGTACGCCCGCGTCCGGCTGCAGGCCGAGACGTCCGCCGTCGAGCGGGCCGACGCCGGGAGCCGGCTCACCGCCTGGCTGCTCCGCACCGCCGTCGACGCAGGGCGCTGGTTCGAGCCGTCCTGGGCGGCCGCCCCACCCCGACCGGACCCCCGGGCCCCGCTCCCCGACGCCACCGCGGCGCAGGGCTGGCTGGAGTCCGAGGGCGTCAACTGGCTCCCGGCCCTGCGCACCGCGGCCGCGGCGGGCGACCACGCGCGGGTCGTCGAGGTCGCCGAGGCCATGCACTGGTTCTCCGACCGCTGGGTGTTCTGGGGGCACTGGGACGAGGTCTTCACCCTGTCGCTGGTCGCGGCCCGCGGCCTGGGCGACCCGCACCTGGAGGTCGTGCACCTGAACTACCTGGCCTGGGCGCAGTCGGTGTGCCTGGGCCGGCACGAGCTCAGCCTCACGACGTCGGCCGAGGCCGCGGCCCTGGCCCGGCGGACCGGCGACGACGGCCAGGCCGGCTGGGCCCTGACCTACGCCGCCTTCGCCGCGTCCCGGCTGGCGGACCCGGCCGCCGTGCTGGCCCGGGTGACCGAGGCCGGGCCGCTGTTCGCCGCAGCCGGGGACCGCGAGGGGGCCAGCCAGGCCCGGCTGCTGGCCGCCACCGCCCTGCTCGACCTCGGACGGCCCGCCGCCGCCGCGGCGGCGGCGCAGGAGCTGCTGGTCGCGCTGACCGATCCCGGGCAGGCGCCCGCGGACCCCGTGGCCACCTCCACCGCCGTCCAGGTGCACCGGCTGCTGGGCCGGCTGCACGAGCAGGCCGGCCGACCGGCGGTGGCGGCGGCCGCCTACCGCGCGGCGCTCGCCCAACCGGCGGACGCGATCAGCCGCTGGGTCGAGGGACTGCTGCGGCTGGCGCTCGGCCGGGTGCTGCCCGCCGCCGGTGACGTCGAGGGCGGCCGCTCCGAGCTGCTCCGGGCGCACGCCCTGTTCACCGACGTCGGCAGTCCCGAGCGGGTGGCCGAGGCCGAACGGCTGCTGGCCGACGAACCTGCTCCCCCGCCGCCGTCACCGGCCCGGCCCGTCGCCGGGTCGGCTCAGCTGGGCCAGACCGCTGTCAGCCCGCCGTCGACGGTCAGCGCCTGCCCGGTGACGTAG
- a CDS encoding SDR family NAD(P)-dependent oxidoreductase: MLLVTGGASGIGRASALRAAAAGWAVAVGTFAGDPYDAAAVVAEIEAGGGRALAVPADVRDSAELVAAVGATVAELGGLDGVLANAGVLKRAALVDVSDEDWHRILDIDLTGVMRTVRAAVPVLGPGGSVVVVSSIAGAALGWAGHTPYSAAKAGLLGFVRSAALELGPRGVRVNAVLPGVIESPQSLDPVNSGGAQGLVDSARAIPLGRVGQPDDVADVVTFLLSDAARYVTGQALTVDGGLTAVWPS; the protein is encoded by the coding sequence GTGCTGCTCGTCACCGGCGGCGCCAGCGGGATCGGCCGGGCGAGCGCGCTCCGGGCCGCGGCGGCCGGCTGGGCCGTCGCCGTCGGCACCTTCGCCGGCGACCCCTACGACGCCGCGGCCGTGGTCGCCGAGATCGAGGCCGGCGGCGGCCGCGCGCTCGCCGTCCCGGCCGACGTCCGGGACAGCGCCGAGCTGGTCGCCGCGGTCGGCGCGACGGTGGCGGAGCTCGGCGGCCTGGACGGCGTGCTGGCCAACGCCGGCGTCCTCAAGCGGGCGGCCCTCGTCGACGTCAGCGACGAGGACTGGCACCGGATCCTCGACATCGACCTCACCGGCGTGATGCGCACCGTCCGGGCGGCGGTCCCGGTGCTCGGCCCGGGAGGTTCGGTGGTCGTGGTCTCCAGCATCGCGGGCGCGGCGCTGGGCTGGGCCGGCCACACACCCTACTCCGCCGCCAAGGCGGGGCTGCTCGGGTTCGTGCGCAGCGCCGCCCTCGAGCTGGGCCCGCGCGGCGTGCGGGTGAACGCGGTGCTGCCGGGGGTCATCGAGTCGCCGCAGTCCCTCGACCCGGTGAACTCCGGCGGCGCGCAGGGGCTGGTGGACTCCGCCCGCGCCATCCCGCTCGGCCGGGTCGGACAGCCCGACGACGTCGCGGACGTCGTCACGTTCCTGCTCTCCGACGCCGCCCGCTACGTCACCGGGCAGGCGCTGACCGTCGACGGCGGGCTGACAGCGGTCTGGCCCAGCTGA
- a CDS encoding SDR family NAD(P)-dependent oxidoreductase codes for MGSPVLAGRTALVTGAASGIGAAVALAFAEAGASLALVDRAQGPGLDAVRDRCAEHGVDVVAVRADVAVEDDVRRMFGDARAALGPVDTLVNNAGILTESPVATMPTALFDEMVAVNLRSVFLCCREAVGPMVDAGFGRVITIASQVGQRGGAGLAHYAAAKAGVIGFTKSLARELGGSGVTANCIAPGPVDTPLGGGSLSPAWTQSLMAGLPLGRQGRPDEVAPTAVLLASVPGGNLYTGQTLGPNSGDVML; via the coding sequence ATGGGATCTCCTGTCCTGGCAGGGCGGACGGCGCTGGTCACCGGCGCGGCGAGCGGCATCGGGGCCGCCGTCGCGCTGGCCTTCGCCGAGGCGGGCGCGTCGCTGGCCCTGGTGGACCGGGCCCAGGGTCCGGGGCTGGACGCCGTGCGGGACCGCTGCGCGGAGCACGGCGTGGACGTGGTCGCCGTCCGGGCCGACGTCGCCGTCGAGGACGACGTCCGCCGGATGTTCGGGGACGCCCGGGCCGCGCTGGGTCCGGTCGACACCCTGGTCAACAACGCGGGCATCCTCACCGAGAGCCCCGTGGCCACCATGCCGACGGCGCTGTTCGACGAGATGGTCGCGGTCAACCTGCGCAGCGTCTTCCTCTGCTGCCGGGAGGCCGTCGGCCCGATGGTCGACGCCGGGTTCGGCCGCGTCATCACCATCGCCTCCCAGGTGGGCCAGCGGGGCGGGGCGGGCCTGGCGCACTACGCGGCGGCCAAGGCCGGCGTCATCGGGTTCACCAAGTCCCTGGCCCGCGAGCTGGGGGGCAGCGGGGTGACGGCCAACTGCATCGCCCCCGGTCCCGTCGACACGCCGCTGGGTGGCGGCTCGCTGTCCCCGGCGTGGACGCAGAGCCTGATGGCCGGGCTGCCCCTCGGGCGGCAGGGGCGACCGGACGAGGTGGCGCCCACCGCCGTGCTGCTCGCCAGCGTCCCGGGCGGCAACCTCTACACCGGGCAGACGCTCGGTCCGAACAGCGGGGACGTGATGCTGTGA
- a CDS encoding zinc-dependent alcohol dehydrogenase family protein, translated as MLATLIHGPRDIRATEVADPRVEKPTDAVVRVVASCICGSDLWPYRGVQETKKTHPIGHEFVGVVEEVGDEVRDLRVGQFVIAPFVVSDGTCVNCRNGVQTSCLHGASWGADDQDGLAVPGGQSARIRVPWADGTLVGTDEMPPDALIPSLLTLSDVMSTGHHAAVSAGVGPGRTVAVVGDGAVGLCGVLAAKRLGAERVVLFSRHPDRQALGREFGADTVLEERGDAGVEAVHALFDGVGPDCVLECVGTKESMDQALRSVRPGGHVGYVGVPSGGAELPIRLMFGGNINVAGGVAPARAYIPELLPDVLSGAIDPGRVFDLTLPLAEVADGYTAMDERRAIKVLLQP; from the coding sequence GTGCTCGCCACGCTCATCCACGGCCCCCGCGACATCCGCGCCACCGAGGTCGCCGACCCCCGCGTCGAGAAGCCGACCGACGCCGTCGTCCGCGTCGTCGCCTCCTGCATCTGCGGTTCCGACCTCTGGCCCTACCGGGGGGTGCAGGAGACCAAGAAGACCCACCCGATCGGCCACGAGTTCGTCGGCGTCGTCGAGGAGGTCGGCGACGAGGTCCGTGACCTCCGCGTCGGGCAGTTCGTCATCGCCCCGTTCGTCGTCAGCGACGGCACCTGCGTCAACTGCCGCAACGGCGTCCAGACCTCCTGCCTGCACGGGGCCTCGTGGGGCGCCGACGACCAGGACGGGCTGGCCGTGCCCGGCGGGCAGAGCGCCCGCATCCGGGTGCCCTGGGCCGACGGCACCCTCGTCGGCACCGACGAGATGCCGCCGGACGCGCTGATCCCCTCGCTGCTGACGCTCTCGGACGTCATGAGCACCGGCCACCACGCCGCCGTCTCCGCCGGCGTCGGGCCCGGCAGGACCGTCGCCGTGGTCGGCGACGGCGCCGTCGGCCTGTGCGGGGTGCTGGCCGCCAAGCGACTGGGGGCCGAGCGTGTCGTGCTGTTCAGCCGGCACCCCGACCGGCAGGCCCTGGGCCGGGAGTTCGGCGCGGACACCGTCCTCGAGGAGCGCGGCGACGCCGGCGTCGAGGCCGTCCACGCCCTCTTCGACGGCGTCGGCCCCGACTGCGTGCTGGAGTGCGTCGGCACCAAGGAGTCGATGGACCAGGCGCTGCGCTCGGTCCGCCCGGGCGGGCACGTCGGCTACGTCGGCGTGCCCAGCGGCGGTGCCGAGCTGCCCATCCGGCTGATGTTCGGCGGCAACATCAACGTCGCCGGCGGCGTCGCTCCCGCGCGGGCCTACATCCCGGAGCTGCTGCCCGACGTCCTGTCCGGCGCCATCGACCCGGGCCGGGTGTTCGACCTGACCCTGCCGCTGGCGGAGGTGGCCGACGGGTACACGGCGATGGACGAGCGCCGGGCGATCAAGGTCCTGCTGCAGCCCTGA
- a CDS encoding SDR family NAD(P)-dependent oxidoreductase, translated as MTHREGGEVATGLEGRVALVTGAAGGIGAAIALALAADGARVVVADVADGTGSVDAVVAAGGEALAVRCDVSDPGQVAAAVDATLQRFGALDTLVNDAGISGGSGLLHETDVEDWLRTVAVNLTGPFLCTRAAMPHLLASGRGRVVNIASTYGLVGAPGAPAYCATKGGVVNLTRQLAVDYSPLGVRVNAICPGYVDTDMGGYRASLGPEGSAEANRRRESAAALQPIGRQAQAEEIARVAAFLVSDASSFMTGAVIPVDGGCTTTFRHP; from the coding sequence GTGACGCACCGGGAGGGCGGGGAGGTCGCGACGGGGCTGGAGGGCCGGGTCGCGCTGGTCACCGGCGCCGCGGGCGGCATCGGGGCGGCGATCGCCCTCGCCCTCGCCGCCGACGGCGCCCGGGTGGTGGTGGCCGACGTGGCGGACGGCACGGGATCCGTCGACGCGGTCGTCGCGGCCGGGGGCGAGGCGCTGGCCGTCCGCTGCGACGTCTCCGACCCCGGGCAGGTCGCGGCGGCGGTCGACGCCACCCTGCAGCGGTTCGGCGCCCTCGACACCCTGGTCAACGACGCGGGGATCTCGGGCGGCTCCGGCCTGCTGCACGAGACGGACGTCGAGGACTGGCTGCGGACGGTCGCGGTCAACCTCACCGGGCCCTTCCTCTGCACGCGCGCGGCCATGCCGCACCTGCTCGCCTCCGGGCGGGGCCGGGTCGTCAACATCGCCTCGACCTACGGCCTCGTCGGAGCGCCCGGGGCCCCGGCCTACTGCGCGACCAAGGGGGGCGTGGTCAACCTGACCCGCCAGCTGGCCGTCGACTACAGCCCGCTGGGCGTCCGCGTCAACGCCATCTGCCCCGGGTACGTCGACACCGACATGGGCGGCTACCGTGCGTCCCTGGGCCCGGAGGGGTCGGCGGAGGCCAACCGGCGACGGGAGTCGGCGGCGGCGCTGCAGCCGATCGGACGCCAGGCCCAGGCCGAGGAGATCGCCCGCGTCGCGGCCTTCCTCGTCTCGGACGCGTCGTCGTTCATGACCGGCGCGGTCATCCCTGTCGACGGCGGCTGCACGACCACCTTCCGCCACCCCTGA